One Lutra lutra chromosome 7, mLutLut1.2, whole genome shotgun sequence DNA window includes the following coding sequences:
- the NDUFAF1 gene encoding complex I intermediate-associated protein 30, mitochondrial: MALVLRFLNGAYIFRHCPKPYASCPYLGTRFADYCSSSLQNPVAASGRTSSQRKSEGDLQGHHQREVALDIASPEEKPEVSFDKAIKDEIKDHFRRLKDDIVNHWIGPEGRPLHEVLMEQAKVVWQFRGKEDLDKWVVTSDKSIGGRSEVFLKMSKNNQSALLYGTLSSEVPKDGESGRSGYCAMISRIPRGPFEKKRAYDWSQFNTLYLRVRGDGRPWMVNIQEDTDIIQRKNQMYSYFMFTRGGPYWQEVKIPFSKFFFSNQGRIRDAQYQLLLDKISSIGFTLADKVDGPFFLEIDFIGVFTDPAHTEEFAYENSPELNPRLFK, encoded by the exons ATGGCTTTGGTTCTCAGGTTTCTGAATGGCGCTTATATTTTCAGACATTGCCCAAAGCCATATGCCTCATGTCCATATTTGGGTACCCGCTTTGCAGACTATTGTTCTAGTAGTCTTCAGAACCCAGTGGCTGCTTCTGGTAGAACCTCCTCTCAGAGGAAATCTGAAGGGGATTTGCAAGGACATCACCAGAGAGAAGTTGCTTTGGATATAGCATCTCCTGAAGAAAAGCCTGAAGTTAGTTTTGATAAAGcaattaaagatgaaataaaggaCCATTTTAGGCGTTTGAAGGATGATATTGTGAATCATTGGATAGGCCCTGAAGGCCGCCCTCTGCATGAGGTCTTGATGGAACAAGCCAAGGTTGTCTGGCAGTTCCGTGGAAAAGAAGATTTGGATAAGTGGGTAGTGACTTCTGATAAGTCTATTGGAGGCAGAAGTGAAGTGTTCCTGAAAATGAGCAAGAATAATCAGAGTGCACTGCTGTATGGAACTCTGAGCTCTGAGGTGCCTAAGGATGGGGAAAGTGGCCGCAGTGGGTACTGTGCAATGATATCCAGGATTCCAAGG GGCCCTTTTGAGAAAAAGAGGGCTTATGATTGGTCCCAGTTCAACACTCTGTATCTCCGTGTACGTGGAGATGGTCGGCCTTGGATGGTGAATATCCAGGAGGACACGGATATAATCCAGAGGAAGAATCAGATGTACAGTTACTTCATGTTCACCCGTGGGGGGCCCTACTGGCAGGAGGTCAAG ATTCCTTTCtccaaatttttcttctctaatcaAGGAAGAATTCGGGATGCCCAGTACCAGCTTCTGCTTGACAAG ATCTCTTCTATTGGATTCACCTTGGCTGATAAAGTGGATGGTCCATTCTTCCTGGAAATAGATTTTATTGGAGTGTTTACAGATCCAGCCCACACAGAAGAGTTCGCCTATGAAAATTCTCCAGAGCTTAACCCAAGACTTTTTAAATAG